The Danio aesculapii chromosome 22, fDanAes4.1, whole genome shotgun sequence genomic sequence GTTGTGTTGTGTGGTCTGGACCTCCATGGACCTGTGTGTCACCATCAAAGGCGTCTCCTTCCTGCTGCAGGCCGGTCTGGGGATCCTGGCCAATGCTCTGGTGCTGCTGGCCTATGCCCACATTCGGCTGGCGGAGGCACGTCTGCAGCCTGTGGATGCCATCTTGTGCCACCTGGCACTGGTggacctgctgctgctgctgacccGCGGTGTCCCACAGACCATGACGGTGTTTGGCATGAGGAACCTGCTGGACGACACGGGCTGTAAGGTGGTGATCTACACGTACCGTATCTCCCGAGCGCTGTCCGTCTGCATCACCTGCATGCTGAGCGTGTTCCAGGCAGTGACGGTAGCGCCTGCAGCAGGACCGATGCTGTCTAGACTGAAGGCCCGGCTCCCACAGCTGCTTGCGCCCACATTTGCAGCGCTGTGGTTCATCAATATGGCTGTCTGCATAGCCGCCCCGTTCTTTTCCGTGGCCCCTCGCAACGGCACTGTCCCGCCGTTCACACTCAACCTGGGCTTCTGTCATGTGGACTTCCATGATAACCTGTCGTACGTGCTGAACGGGGTGGCCGTGTCGGTGCGGGACTTTGCCTTCGTGGGGGCGATGCTGGCCTCCAGCGGTTTCATCTTGCTGCTGCTCCACCGGCACCGCAGGCAGGTGCGGGCCGTCCGCCGCTCGCAGGGATCCGCCATGGAGACACGGGCCGCCAGGACGGTGCTGATGCTGGTAATTCTGTATGCCGTGTTTTTCGGCATCGATAACGTGATCTGGATTTACATGCTGACGGTGGCTCAGGTGCCGCCAGTGGTGGCCGACATGAGGGTGTTTTTCTCCTCGTGCTATGCCTCTCTCAGCCCGTTCCTCATAATCTCCTCCAACAGGAAGCTGAAAGCGAGGATGGTGTGCGCAACCTCAGACCAGGAGCAGCAAGCGGAGGACGGCAAGAACTCCAGCGGCAAGAACTGAGCACAGAGCTCACCTTTTTTGAGTAGTGATGCAGATTTGGACGGCACTGGCCAtagatgtgtctgtgtgtaaatgtgtttgaTAAAGGCTTTTAATAAACGCATTGATAGACTCTTGTTTTGACGCGTCTGTTGAGGACTCTTATTTTGACGGGTAGTTATTTGGTCGTCATCTTAGCCGCTTGTGTCTGGCTTCAGGCGCGCGCACTGAACCGACCCGGAAAACAGGAGCCCAGTCTAGCAGACGGTGAGATCCAGTCAAGCTCTGTATTTCCGCGTGATTGAGCTGTTAAACTGATGAAGGAGTGCAGGTTACACTTGTAAAACTTGTCAGTACACGGTCAGTCGAGCTCGTCGCGTTTGGCGGATTAGTGTCTTCACTGAAGAGAGTCGCTCACTTCCGCTTGTGTCATTAGCCTGTTAGCTTCGGctataataacaacagtaataatgatgatgatgatgatgatgatgatgatgatgatgatgccacTAAGCTCCGCTTTTCAGAGCAGCAGATGCTGGTGTAGACCCGATATCGCAGTGATGTTGGTGTATTTCACCCTCTGTTGCTGTAAACTCACAGCAGGAAACGGGAGAAACTGATATAAACACTCCCACTAACGCAGGAAACGGCCCTTCTAGACTATCGtcatgattaataaactatattCAGGATATTATAGTTGTTCGTGTTTAGTCGTTTGcattgataatgatgatgatgatgatgatgataatgatgatgatgatggtgatattTTACGTCATGAAGATGAGGTCTGTTTCATCATTGAAGCTTTTCTGTGTCCAGTATTTCCATTCATTCGCAGTCTGGAAGGTTCTTATATAGTATAATATCATAAAGATGTGCTAATTGTTGAATAAATGTTCCTTTTTATTCTATTAAGCTCTGACAATATTTGGCccaaattacaaataatacacatTGTGATTTAGAGCCATTTTCCCCCGGAACATTAGTCAAAATATCACGCGTGTGTTTATATGCTGTGATAGAGAGTAGAGTTCTCCACCAGTTCACAGCTCTTCTGGAGTTTAATCGCTGCTattgaaaatgaccaaaacatgAGCAGGTCTGAGAACAGTTCATCCTCTAAACCacaacatttcatttcaaatcagGCAGAAATGTCATACAGTAGCTCcaagaataaaaataaagcatgttTTACTCTGACAGCACCATATTCATCATTTATATTCTCCTTTTCTGGTAAATTATTGGAAATTTGGGAGAAATGTACCACATGTTAATGTTGGTTTGCTGAAATCATACCTAATATATGCAGGAAATAACTGCAGGTGGTGTCTTACCTTTTTGCATTGGTAtatttacacacgcacacacacacacacacacacacacacactgtaatcaGACTGTGTCTTCACCTGGACAGTGTTGGCGCAGTAATGGCCGCCATCCGCAAGAAGCTGGTGATCGTGGGGGACGGTGCGTGCGGGAAGACGTGTCTGCTCATCGTCTTCAGTAAGGATCAGTTCCCGGAGGTGTACGTGCCCACCGTCTTCGAGAACTACGTGGCCGACATCGAAGTGGACAGCAAACAGGTGCGTGCGCAAATCAGCTGCGCAAGGCGGCTTctagtatagtgtgtgtgtgtgtgtgtgtgtgtgtgtgtgtgtgtgtgtgtgtgtgtgtgtgtgtgtgtgtgtgtttatgtgtgtgtagcatagggctgggcaattaaccCTATTAAAGTAATGGACACTCAGACCCTGTAATGGATCTAATTTTCCAGGTGTTGTTTGATTACTCTCCCTGCCGAGTGTCGTGACCCGCTGGGCTGAGACCTGTTCAGCCAGATCTGTGGCGTTATATCAGTGACAGATGCCGTGAGCGCAGCATTACATGTTGAGAGTGTGTTGGTGTAATAGGAGTGTGTGAATCCTCTGTCTGTACACGAAACGTCTGCGCTCTCAAATATACAGCGCTGATCTATTAAATTTACTAGACAAGAGAGACTGCTGCTGttggcagtgtgtgtgtttctgccccagtctactgtgtgtgtgtcagaggtgtgtgtgtgtgtgtgtgtgtgtgtgtgtgtcagtaactGATCAACAGCTCTCAGGAATATTCCAGCACTCTGTCACACACATTCACCAGGAGGAGTGACGGCACCCTGCCCtgctcatcattctctcttcatatagccggaTAGGTGGCTATTACAcacccataatgcactgtgatatagcctgggtcGTCAGTATGCTGGGTGGTTTTGTTTTCTCACTATAATTGAGCCGAGACTATCTGATTGATTTGGTGCAGCATTCTCATATGCCTAACCCAAGACTGCACTTACACACCACTGAGAGCCAGATTACACTAGTGAGCAGGCAGCACCGGCCCGATCAGGCCACTAAACAAACATCTACTGTCCCGAGCGTCTCACACGCTGGCCCCAGCCCATCAGACAgaccttattgttgagccctgtgtgtgtgcgtgtgtgtgtgtgtgtgtgtgtgtgtgtgtgcgtgcgtgcgtgcgtgcgtgcgtgtgtgtgtcagtagcATGCGTGTGAGCCCAGCAgtagtgtgtcagcagtgtgtgtgtgtgtgagtcagtaGCGTGCGTGTGAGCCCATCAgtagtgtgtcagcagtgtgtgtgtgtgtcagtagcaTGCGTGTGAGCCCATCAgtagtgtgtcagcagtgtgtgtgtgagtgtgagtgtgtgtgagtcagtagtgtgtgtgtgtgtgtgtgtcagtagcgTGTGTGTGAGCCcatcagtagtgtgtgtgtgtgtgtgtgtgtgtgtgtcagtagcgTGCGTGTGAGCCCATCAgtagtgtgtcagcagtgtgtgtgtgtgtgtgagtcagtaGCGTGTGTGTGAGCCCATCAgtagtgtgtcagcagtgtgtgtgtgtgtgtgtgtgtcagtagcaTGCGTGTGAGCCCATCAgtagtgtgtcagcagtgtgtgtgtgtgtcagtagcgTGTGTGTGAGCCCATCAgtagtgtgtcagcagtgtgtgtgtcagtagcgTGCGTGTGAGCACATCAgtagtgtgtcagcagtgtgtgtgtgtgtgtgtgtgtgtcctgcaggtggAGCTGGCGCTCTGGGATACCGCAGGGCAGGAGGATTATGACCGGCTGCGGCCGCTCTCGTACCCGGACACAGACGTGATCCTGATGTGTTTCTCCATCGACAGTCCTGACAGTCTGGGTGAGTGCTGAACACCAGGGCTTGACGCTAACCTTTT encodes the following:
- the LOC130215967 gene encoding olfactory receptor class A-like protein 1 yields the protein MDLCVTIKGVSFLLQAGLGILANALVLLAYAHIRLAEARLQPVDAILCHLALVDLLLLLTRGVPQTMTVFGMRNLLDDTGCKVVIYTYRISRALSVCITCMLSVFQAVTVAPAAGPMLSRLKARLPQLLAPTFAALWFINMAVCIAAPFFSVAPRNGTVPPFTLNLGFCHVDFHDNLSYVLNGVAVSVRDFAFVGAMLASSGFILLLLHRHRRQVRAVRRSQGSAMETRAARTVLMLVILYAVFFGIDNVIWIYMLTVAQVPPVVADMRVFFSSCYASLSPFLIISSNRKLKARMVCATSDQEQQAEDGKNSSGKN